Below is a genomic region from Mesorhizobium sp. NZP2298.
GCCGCCAGGATTCCCAGAACCTGCGGCCCCGAAACCATGCCTTTCGAACCGAAGCCGCCGCCGAGGAAAGGGCTGCGGATATGGATGTCTTGCGGCGCGATGCCGAACAGGCCGGCTATGCGGCCCTGGGCCATGGCAAGGCCCTGGCTCGGCGTGTCGATCGACAGCCTGCCGCCATCCCAGGCGGCGACGATCGCATGCGGTTCCATGGCGTTGTGGTACTGGGCCGGCGTCTCGTAGGTGGCTTCGATCCGCGTCGTTGCCGATTTGAGGCCGGCTTCGACATCGCCCTTGTGATGCACGGCCGGATTGCCGACGCCGACACCACGCGGCACGAAGCTTTCGGCACCGTCGAGACCGACGCGCGCCGGCAGCGCCTCATAGCGCGGCGAGAGCAGCGCCGCCCCCTCGGTCGCCGCCTCCAGCGTCTCGGCGATCACCACGGCGATGGTCTGGTTCGGGTAGCGGACCTGATCGTTCTGCAACAGGTCGAGCCGGAACATGAAGGGATTGTCCTTGGCATCCGGATCGATGGCGAGCGCCGGCCGGTTGCTGGGCGTCATCACCTCGACCACGCCCTTGTGCGCCTTGGCCGCTTCGATATCCAGCGCGGCAACGCGGCCGCGCGCGATGCTGGAGACGGCGAGCACGGCATAGAGCATGCCGGGCGGATGGTTGTCGGCCGCGTAGCGCGCGGCTCCGGTGACTTTCAGAAAGCCGTCGCGGCGGGTCAGCGGCTGGCCGATGCTGGAGCCTTGCCGCGCGTGGGCGGGTTGCTGGTTGAGTTCAAGCGTCATGGCGCACTCCGGGAATGGAGGAAAAGGGAGAGGCCGGAAGGGCCGGTATCCGCTCGGGCGTCCCCGCCAGGGCCGATATCAGCGCCCTGACCACGATGCGGCGGGCAAGCTCGATCTTGAACGCATTGTCGCCGGAGGGGCTGGCGTCGGCCAAGGCCGCGTCCGCCGCGCTGGCGAAGGTCGCCTCGTTGGCATCCGCGCCAAGCAGCACGGCTTCCGCCGAGCGGGCACGCCACGGTTTGGCCGCGACGCCGCCCAGTGCCAGCCTCGCGGCGCGGATCTTGCCGCTGTCGACGACAAGTGCCGCTGCGGCCGAGACGACGGCGAAGGCATAGGAGGTGCGTTCGCGCACTTTCAGGTATCGGGCATTGGCGGCGAAGGAGGTTGCCTCGGCCGGCAGGCGCACCGCCACGATCAGGTCGCCGGGCTCCAGCACATTCTCCCGCTGCGGCGTTTCGCCGGGAAGCCGGTGGAATTCCTCCAGCGTCACATGGCGCCGGCCCTGCTTGCCCTCGATCTCGACCACGGCGTCGAGCGCCACCAGCGGCACGCAGAAGTCCGAGGGATGGGTGGCGATGCAGGCATCGCTCCAGCCAAGCACGGCGTGCAGGCGGTTCTCGCCTCCCAGCGCGTCGCAGCCGGCGCCGGGCTCGCGCCTGTTGCAGGCGCTGGCGGTATCGTAAAAATAGCTGCAGCGCGTGCGCTGCAGGAGATTGCCGCCGACCGTGGCGGCGTTTCGAAGCTGCGCGGAGGCGCCCGACAGCAGCGCCTCGGCCACCGCCGGATAGGCCTTGGCGAATGCCGTGTCGTGGGCGAGGTCGGCGTTGCGGACCAGCGCGCCGATGCGCAGGCTGCCATCGTCCAGCCGTTCGACACGGTTGAGTTCCGGCAGCCGCGAGATGTCGACGATGCGCTCGGGGCTGGTGACGCCGCCTTTCATGAGGTCGAGCAGATTGGTGCCGCCGGCGAGATAGGCCGAACCCGGCTCGGCCGCCGCCGCGATGGCGTCGGGGATGGTGGCGGGCCTGATATAGTCGAAGTCTCTCATGCCGCGGTCCTCCGGTCGGCCTTGGCAAGCTGTTGCTGGGCTTCCAGGACGGCTTCGACGATGCCGCCATAGGCCGCGCAGCGGCATATGTTGCCGCTCAGCCCCTCGCGGATGCGTTCGGGATCGTCGCCGGCCTGTCCTTCGGCGATCAGGCCGAGCGTGCTCATGATCTGGCCGGGTGTGCAGAAACCGCATTGGAAGCCGTCATGGGCGATGAAGGCGGCCTGCACCGGATGCAGTTCCTCACCACGGGCGACGCCTTCAATGGTCAAGACATCGGCGCCGTCATGGCTGACCGCCAGCGCCAGGCAGGAGTTGATGCGATTGCCGTCGACCAGCACCGTGCAGGCGCCGCACTGGCCACGGTCGCAGCCCTTCTTGGTACCGGTGAGGTCAAGCCGCTCGCGCAGCAGGTCGAGCAGGGTTACGCGTGGATCGACTTCCAGTTCGTGTCGGTGTCCGTTGATGGTAAGCGTGATGGGAAGACTGGTCATGGGCGTCTGGCTCCAGTTTGCTTGACGCGGATGGGAGGTGAACTGGTGCCTTGCCGGGGAAGGGCAAGGTAACCTTTTGGTCAGGTGTTGGCGGAGATAACAGCGGATCTCCCGGGAGATAGGCGGGCAGGGGAGATGTCAGCTTGCAGGTTCGAAAGGCGTGACATAAGCGTTCCCCTTCTTATATGATGAAAGCACTCCACTAAATCGGAGGCGCCTCCGTTTATTACGTGGGGGCTGGCCCGGCCGGGTTCAAGCCCCCATATTTCGACCGTGGAGAAAAAATTGGCCGTTGAGCCGTCCGTCATCGCCGAAACGAAGACCGCCGCGGAAGCCAAGCCGCTGCGCGCGGACGCGCAACGCAACCGCGACCGGCTGGTCGAGGTGGCCGCATCGGTCTTCGCCGAACGCGGCATCGATGCCTCGCTGGAGGACATTGCGCGCCGCGCCGGTGTCGGCATCGGTACGCTCTACCGGCATTTCCCAACGCGCGAGCATCTGGTCGAGGTGGTCTACCGCCGCGAGGTGGAGGCGCTGTGCGCGGCCGCCGGCGAGCTTGCGGCAAAGCATCCGTCCGATGTCGCGTTGGAAGAATGGATGCGGCGCTTCGTCGACTACATCGCCACCAAGCGCGGCCTGGCAACCAGCCTGCGCATCCTGCTCACCACCAACTCGACGCTGTTTTCCGACACGTCGGGCAGGGTCTCCCAGGCCTTGCGGCAATTGGTCGAGGCTGCGGTGGCCGAGGGCACGATCCGGGGCGACGTCGATGCCTCCGATGTGCTGCATGCGCTGTCCGGCATTTACTCCGCGCCCGATACGCCGGAGTGGCGCGACCGCTCGCGCCGGCTGGTCAAGCTCCTGATGGACGGCTTGCGGTTCGGGGCAAACAGCCCGCGTTGAGGAGCTGGATATCGGCCGCGTGACAACCATGCCTGTCCACGATCTTTGAGGGGAATCCGATGTATGTAGGCCGTTCCTACAAGCTGATCGACTTCGCGCTCTGGTCGCGGCGCAGCGTCATCTACATGGTGGTGGTGAGCGGGCTGGCCGTCGCGGCCTATCGTCTTCCCGGTATCGCCGGCTTCTCGGTGCCATGGTCGGTCGTGCTGGTGCTCGGCACCACCGTGTCGCTTGTCGCGGGGTTCAAGAATTCGCAGGTGTTCACCCGCAGCGGTGAGGCGCTGCAGGCGTTCACGCAAATCATCGCCAGCAGCCGGGTGTGGTCCAATTTCTGCCGGGACTTCCTCGACGCGCCGACGGCCAGGCAGCTCATCTACCGCCATATCGCCTGGATGACGGCACTGCGCTTTTCGCTGCGGCGGCCGATGCCCTGGGAATCCATGGGGAAGGCCGCCAATATCGAATACCGGCGGCGCTACCGCATCCAGGAGGACAAGGGCTCGATAGCCGACGAATTGCGGCCGCTGCTGGCCGAACAGGCCGAGGCGGTGCTGAAATCGCCACAGCCGGCGCTGGCCCTGCTCGAAATGCAATCGGTCCAGGTCAACGCACTGTTCAAGGACGCCAGGATTCCTCCTCAGATCTATGTCGAACTGACGAAGCTGATCCGCGACTTCCACGATCAGCAGGCGCGCTGCGACCGCATCAAGAACAATCCCTATCCGAGGCAGTATGCCATCGTCAGTTCCATGTTCGTCATGATCTTCTGCACGCTGTTGCCGTTCGGCGTCGTTCCGGTCTTTGCCGACATGGGCAAACTTGGCGGCGTGCTCGGCACGCTCGGCATCTGGCTGACGATCCCGTTCAGCACGCTGCTGGGCTGGGCCTACATGTCTCTCGACCAGGTCGGCGAGAGCAGCGCCAACCCGTTCGAGGGCAGCGCCAACGACGTTCCGATCTCGCAGATATGCCGCGACATCGAGATCGAGCTGCGCGCCGGGCTTGGCGAGGCTGACCTCCCCAAGCCATTGCCGCCGGTCAACGACATCGCGACCTGAAGTGCTGGACCTGGCGCGGCTACGCTTTCGCTTCGACCAGGATCACCAGGGACTCCGGCACCACGCCATCGTGCGCCATGGCATCAGTGGCCGCCTTGCTCTGCATCAGCGCGGCCATCTTATCCATATCCGGCACATCCATCATCACGGCCACCCGTTTCGGGTTCTGCGGGTCGACGAAGGTGCGGATGTTCGTGATCCCCAGCGAGCCGAAAAGCTCCTTGCGCTTGGGTGAACTGAGCCAGTGCTTGCTGTCTTTCGAGATGTTGTGATGGCCGATTACGGTTGGCATGGCATCCTCCCCAGGGTGACGCCGGCGGTCGAAATCGCCCGCCTGCTGCGATCCACCTGTACAAGGCACT
It encodes:
- a CDS encoding bestrophin family protein — translated: MYVGRSYKLIDFALWSRRSVIYMVVVSGLAVAAYRLPGIAGFSVPWSVVLVLGTTVSLVAGFKNSQVFTRSGEALQAFTQIIASSRVWSNFCRDFLDAPTARQLIYRHIAWMTALRFSLRRPMPWESMGKAANIEYRRRYRIQEDKGSIADELRPLLAEQAEAVLKSPQPALALLEMQSVQVNALFKDARIPPQIYVELTKLIRDFHDQQARCDRIKNNPYPRQYAIVSSMFVMIFCTLLPFGVVPVFADMGKLGGVLGTLGIWLTIPFSTLLGWAYMSLDQVGESSANPFEGSANDVPISQICRDIEIELRAGLGEADLPKPLPPVNDIAT
- a CDS encoding FAD binding domain-containing protein is translated as MRDFDYIRPATIPDAIAAAAEPGSAYLAGGTNLLDLMKGGVTSPERIVDISRLPELNRVERLDDGSLRIGALVRNADLAHDTAFAKAYPAVAEALLSGASAQLRNAATVGGNLLQRTRCSYFYDTASACNRREPGAGCDALGGENRLHAVLGWSDACIATHPSDFCVPLVALDAVVEIEGKQGRRHVTLEEFHRLPGETPQRENVLEPGDLIVAVRLPAEATSFAANARYLKVRERTSYAFAVVSAAAALVVDSGKIRAARLALGGVAAKPWRARSAEAVLLGADANEATFASAADAALADASPSGDNAFKIELARRIVVRALISALAGTPERIPALPASPFSSIPGVRHDA
- a CDS encoding TetR/AcrR family transcriptional regulator: MAVEPSVIAETKTAAEAKPLRADAQRNRDRLVEVAASVFAERGIDASLEDIARRAGVGIGTLYRHFPTREHLVEVVYRREVEALCAAAGELAAKHPSDVALEEWMRRFVDYIATKRGLATSLRILLTTNSTLFSDTSGRVSQALRQLVEAAVAEGTIRGDVDASDVLHALSGIYSAPDTPEWRDRSRRLVKLLMDGLRFGANSPR
- a CDS encoding (2Fe-2S)-binding protein, which translates into the protein MTSLPITLTINGHRHELEVDPRVTLLDLLRERLDLTGTKKGCDRGQCGACTVLVDGNRINSCLALAVSHDGADVLTIEGVARGEELHPVQAAFIAHDGFQCGFCTPGQIMSTLGLIAEGQAGDDPERIREGLSGNICRCAAYGGIVEAVLEAQQQLAKADRRTAA